One stretch of Streptomyces peucetius DNA includes these proteins:
- a CDS encoding ribonucleoside-diphosphate reductase subunit alpha has translation MTIAPADPVSATRQEDGPGTALLRLLTDLTADLADTDPGRVAAAALRGRHAGSDEAELRSLATDAAAGLISEDPAYSRLAARLLTRTIAEEAAGQGAVSFSASVAVGHREGLIADRTASFVALHTDRLDALIDPEGDDRFGYFGLRTLYSRYLLRHPITREVIETPQHFMLRVASGLAKDDTTHAVDEVAALYGLMSRLDYLPSSPTLFNSGTRHPQMSSCYLLDSPLDELDSIYDRYHQVARLSKHAGGIGLSYSRVRARGSLIRGTNGHSNGIVPFLKTLDASVAAVNQGGRRKGAAAIYLETWHADIEEFLELRDNTGEDARRTHNLNLAHWVPDEFMRRVEADTDWSLFSPVDVPELVDLWGEEFDAAYRRAEAAGLARKSVPARELYGRMMRTLAQTGNGWMTFKDAANRTANQTAEPGRVVHSSNLCTEILEVTNDGETAVCNLGSVNLGAFVDEEADGGIDWDRLDETVRTAVTFLDRVVDINFYPTEQAGRSNARWRPVGLGAMGLQDVFFKLRLPFDSPEAKALSTRIAERIMLAAYEASCDLAERNGPLPAWTETRTARGVLHPDHYGTALNWPERWEALRARVAETGMRNSLLLAIAPTATIASIAGVYECIEPQVSNLFKRETLSGEFLQVNSYLVDELKRLGVWDAQTREALREANGSVQGFGWVPADVRALYRTAWEIPQRGLIDMAAARTPFLDQSQSLNLFLETPTIGKLSSMYAYAWKQGLKTTYYLRSRPATRIARAASASVPVPVQASPEEAVACSLENPESCEACQ, from the coding sequence ATGACCATCGCGCCAGCCGATCCGGTTTCAGCGACCCGGCAGGAGGACGGCCCCGGGACCGCCCTGCTGCGGCTCCTGACGGACCTCACGGCCGACCTGGCCGACACCGACCCCGGCAGGGTCGCCGCCGCCGCGCTGCGCGGCCGGCACGCCGGGTCCGACGAGGCCGAACTGCGCTCCCTCGCCACCGACGCCGCCGCGGGCCTCATCTCCGAGGACCCCGCCTACTCCAGGCTGGCCGCGCGTCTGCTCACCCGCACGATCGCGGAGGAGGCCGCCGGGCAGGGCGCGGTGTCCTTCTCCGCCTCGGTCGCCGTCGGCCACCGCGAGGGTCTGATCGCCGACCGCACGGCCTCGTTCGTCGCGCTGCACACGGACCGGCTCGACGCGCTGATCGACCCCGAGGGGGACGACCGGTTCGGCTACTTCGGTCTGCGCACCCTTTACAGCCGCTACCTGCTGCGGCACCCGATCACCCGCGAAGTGATCGAGACGCCCCAGCACTTCATGCTGCGCGTCGCGTCCGGACTCGCCAAGGACGACACCACACACGCGGTGGACGAAGTGGCCGCACTGTACGGGCTGATGAGCCGACTCGACTACCTGCCCTCCTCCCCCACCCTCTTCAACTCCGGCACCCGCCACCCGCAGATGTCGTCCTGCTACCTGCTGGACTCTCCGCTCGACGAGCTCGACTCGATCTACGACCGCTACCACCAGGTCGCCCGCCTCTCCAAGCACGCGGGCGGCATCGGCCTCTCGTACTCCCGCGTCCGCGCCCGCGGTTCACTCATCCGGGGCACCAACGGGCACTCCAACGGCATCGTGCCGTTCCTGAAGACCCTCGACGCCTCGGTCGCCGCCGTGAACCAGGGCGGCCGGCGCAAGGGCGCCGCCGCGATCTACCTGGAGACCTGGCACGCGGACATCGAGGAGTTCCTGGAGCTGCGCGACAATACCGGCGAGGACGCCCGCCGTACGCACAACCTGAACCTCGCGCACTGGGTCCCCGACGAGTTCATGCGCCGCGTCGAGGCGGACACCGACTGGTCGCTGTTCTCCCCGGTCGACGTCCCCGAGCTGGTCGACCTGTGGGGCGAGGAGTTCGACGCCGCCTACCGCCGGGCGGAGGCCGCCGGGCTGGCCCGCAAGTCCGTCCCTGCCCGCGAGCTGTACGGCCGGATGATGCGTACCCTCGCGCAGACCGGCAACGGCTGGATGACGTTCAAGGACGCCGCCAACCGCACCGCCAACCAGACCGCGGAGCCGGGCCGGGTCGTCCACTCCTCGAACCTGTGCACCGAGATCCTCGAGGTCACGAACGACGGCGAGACCGCCGTGTGCAACCTGGGCTCGGTCAACCTGGGCGCGTTCGTCGACGAGGAGGCCGACGGCGGGATCGACTGGGACCGGCTGGACGAGACCGTCCGCACGGCGGTGACCTTCCTCGACCGGGTCGTCGACATCAACTTCTACCCGACCGAGCAGGCCGGCCGGTCGAACGCCAGGTGGCGCCCGGTGGGCCTGGGCGCGATGGGCCTGCAGGACGTCTTCTTCAAGCTGCGGCTGCCCTTCGACTCGCCCGAGGCGAAGGCACTCTCCACGAGGATCGCCGAGCGGATCATGCTGGCGGCCTACGAGGCCTCCTGCGACCTCGCCGAACGCAACGGCCCGCTGCCGGCCTGGACCGAGACCCGCACGGCACGCGGCGTGCTGCACCCCGACCACTACGGCACCGCGCTCAACTGGCCCGAGCGCTGGGAGGCGCTGCGCGCCAGGGTCGCCGAGACCGGCATGCGCAACTCCCTGCTGCTCGCCATCGCGCCGACCGCCACCATCGCCTCGATCGCCGGCGTGTACGAGTGCATCGAGCCGCAGGTGTCCAACCTGTTCAAGCGCGAGACCCTCAGCGGCGAGTTCCTCCAGGTCAACTCCTACCTGGTGGACGAGCTGAAGAGGCTCGGGGTGTGGGACGCGCAGACCCGGGAGGCCCTGCGCGAGGCGAACGGCTCGGTGCAGGGCTTCGGCTGGGTCCCCGCCGACGTGCGCGCCCTGTACCGCACGGCCTGGGAGATCCCGCAGCGCGGTCTGATCGACATGGCCGCGGCCCGTACCCCGTTCCTGGACCAGAGCCAGTCGCTGAACCTGTTCCTCGAGACGCCGACCATCGGCAAGCTCAGCTCGATGTACGCGTACGCCTGGAAGCAGGGCCTGAAGACGACCTACTACCTGCGCTCGCGCCCGGCGACCCGCATCGCCCGCGCCGCGTCCGCGAGCGTGCCCGTGCCCGTGCAGGCGAGCCCCGAAGAGGCCGTCGCCTGCTCCCTGGAGAACCCCGAGTCCTGCGAGGCCTGTCAGTAA
- a CDS encoding GNAT family N-acetyltransferase, protein MDITIRRIRPEEYTALGELTCRAYIDGGLLDFGEEDPYADVLRDVASRDAQAEVYVAVDEADTLLGGVAFVPDGGPFADIAVPGEAEFRMLAVDEKARGRGTGEALVRTCAERARATPGCVRLVLSTQPTMYAAHRVYGRLGFVRTPERDWSPIPAVPLLTYALELY, encoded by the coding sequence ATGGACATCACCATCAGGAGAATCCGCCCCGAGGAGTACACGGCGCTCGGCGAATTGACGTGCCGCGCGTACATCGACGGCGGGCTGCTGGACTTCGGCGAGGAGGACCCGTACGCCGACGTGCTCCGCGACGTCGCGAGCCGGGACGCGCAAGCAGAGGTGTACGTCGCCGTCGACGAGGCGGACACGCTGCTCGGCGGGGTCGCGTTCGTGCCGGACGGCGGCCCGTTCGCCGACATCGCGGTGCCCGGCGAGGCCGAGTTCCGGATGCTTGCCGTGGACGAGAAGGCACGCGGCCGCGGCACGGGCGAGGCGCTGGTGCGCACCTGCGCGGAACGGGCGAGGGCGACGCCCGGCTGCGTACGGCTGGTGCTGTCGACGCAACCCACGATGTACGCGGCGCACCGGGTCTACGGCCGGCTGGGCTTCGTACGCACCCCCGAACGGGACTGGTCCCCCATCCCGGCCGTCCCGCTGCTGACGTACGCGCTGGAGCTCTACTAG
- the mctP gene encoding monocarboxylate uptake permease MctP has product MNEGVNGVALAVFIFFFVAVTVMGFLAARWRKAANENSLDEWGLGGRSFGTWVTWFLLGGDLYTAYTFVAVPAAIYAAGAAGFFAVPYTILVYPLIFTFLPRLWSVSHKHGYVTTSDFVRGRFGSKGLSLAVALTGLLATMPYIALQLVGIQAVLDVMGVGGGETTNWFVKDLPLLIAFGVLAAYTYSSGLRAPALIAFVKDTLIYIVIAVAIIYIPIKLGGFDAIFASASEKFSQVNEATGKPTGALVPGDAGHWGYATLALGSALALFMYPHSITATLSSRSREVIRRNTTILPLYSVMLGLLALLGFMAIAAGVNVKNGQLAIPQLFENMFPAWFAGVAFAAIGIGALVPAAIMSIAAANLFTRNIYKDFIKPDATPAQETKVSKLVSLLVKVGALVFVLTMDKTVAINFQLLGGIWILQTFPALVGGLFTRWFHRWALIGGWAVGMIYGTAAAYGVASPTQKHFGGSSDMIPGIGEIGYIGLTAFVLNVVVTVVLTFVLRAAKAPDGIDETSPSDYTADAGDPGVKVELPPATAGAPGGH; this is encoded by the coding sequence ATGAACGAGGGCGTCAACGGCGTAGCACTCGCCGTCTTCATTTTTTTCTTCGTGGCCGTCACGGTCATGGGCTTCCTGGCCGCGCGCTGGCGCAAGGCCGCCAACGAGAACAGCCTCGACGAATGGGGCCTCGGCGGCCGTTCGTTCGGCACCTGGGTGACCTGGTTCCTGCTCGGCGGCGACCTGTACACGGCGTACACCTTCGTCGCCGTGCCGGCGGCCATCTACGCGGCGGGCGCGGCCGGCTTCTTCGCCGTCCCGTACACGATCCTCGTCTACCCGCTGATCTTCACCTTCCTGCCGCGGCTCTGGTCGGTGTCGCACAAGCACGGGTACGTGACGACCTCGGACTTCGTCCGTGGCCGCTTCGGCTCCAAGGGCCTGTCCCTGGCGGTCGCGCTCACCGGCCTGCTCGCCACGATGCCGTACATCGCGCTCCAACTGGTCGGCATCCAGGCCGTGCTCGACGTCATGGGCGTCGGCGGCGGCGAGACCACCAACTGGTTCGTCAAGGACCTTCCGCTGCTGATCGCCTTCGGTGTGCTCGCGGCCTACACGTACTCCTCGGGTCTGCGGGCGCCGGCACTGATCGCCTTCGTCAAGGACACCCTGATCTACATCGTCATCGCGGTGGCGATCATCTACATCCCGATCAAGCTGGGTGGCTTCGACGCGATCTTCGCCAGCGCCAGTGAGAAGTTCTCGCAGGTCAACGAGGCGACGGGCAAGCCGACCGGGGCGCTCGTGCCCGGCGACGCCGGTCACTGGGGCTACGCCACCCTGGCGCTCGGCTCGGCACTCGCGCTCTTCATGTACCCGCACTCGATCACGGCGACGCTCTCCTCGCGCAGCCGTGAGGTGATCCGCCGCAACACCACGATCCTGCCGCTGTACTCGGTGATGCTGGGTCTGCTGGCGCTGCTCGGCTTCATGGCGATCGCGGCCGGAGTGAACGTCAAGAACGGCCAGCTGGCCATCCCGCAGCTGTTCGAGAACATGTTCCCCGCCTGGTTCGCGGGCGTCGCCTTCGCCGCCATCGGCATCGGCGCCCTGGTCCCGGCGGCCATCATGTCGATCGCCGCGGCGAACCTGTTCACCCGCAACATCTACAAGGACTTCATCAAACCCGACGCGACACCGGCGCAGGAGACCAAGGTCTCCAAGCTGGTCTCGCTGCTGGTGAAGGTCGGCGCCCTGGTCTTCGTCCTCACCATGGACAAGACGGTCGCCATCAACTTCCAGCTACTGGGCGGCATCTGGATCCTGCAGACCTTCCCGGCGCTGGTGGGCGGCCTGTTCACCCGCTGGTTCCACCGCTGGGCGCTCATCGGCGGCTGGGCGGTCGGCATGATCTACGGCACGGCCGCCGCGTACGGCGTCGCCAGCCCGACCCAGAAGCACTTCGGCGGCTCGTCGGACATGATCCCGGGCATCGGCGAGATCGGCTACATCGGTCTCACCGCGTTCGTGCTGAACGTCGTCGTGACCGTGGTCCTCACCTTCGTCCTGCGGGCGGCCAAGGCCCCCGACGGCATCGACGAGACCAGCCCGTCCGACTACACCGCCGACGCGGGCGACCCGGGCGTCAAGGTCGAGCTCCCGCCGGCCACGGCCGGCGCGCCCGGCGGTCACTGA
- a CDS encoding DUF3311 domain-containing protein, producing the protein MSAVPDAPDAPQAPEAPQPVVTPVRVIIALCLFTPFVAMLWVGSYAKVDPTFIGMPFFYWYQMLWVLISTILTMIAYKLWQRDQRARKGGASQ; encoded by the coding sequence ATGTCAGCAGTACCCGATGCGCCCGACGCGCCACAAGCGCCCGAAGCGCCACAGCCGGTCGTCACACCGGTGCGCGTGATCATCGCCCTCTGCCTCTTCACGCCGTTCGTGGCGATGCTCTGGGTCGGCTCCTATGCGAAGGTCGACCCGACCTTCATCGGGATGCCGTTCTTCTACTGGTACCAGATGCTCTGGGTGCTGATCTCGACGATCCTGACGATGATCGCGTACAAGCTGTGGCAGCGTGACCAGCGCGCCCGCAAGGGGGGTGCGTCCCAATGA
- a CDS encoding GntR family transcriptional regulator, giving the protein MTTDGGGTEAEGGAQTRTARVPKYYRLKRHLLDMTETLPPGTPVPPERTLAAEFDTSRTTVRQALQELVVEGRLERIQGKGTFVAKPKVSQALQLTSYTEDMRAQGLEPTSQLLDIGYVTADDTLAGLLDITAGGRVLRIERLRLASGEPMAIETTHLSAKRFPALRRSLVKYTSLYTALAEVYDVHLAEAEETIETSLATPREAGLLGTDVGLPMLMLSRHSLDARGEPVEWVRSVYRGDRYKFVARLQRPGD; this is encoded by the coding sequence ATGACCACGGACGGGGGCGGCACCGAGGCCGAGGGCGGGGCACAGACCCGTACCGCGCGCGTACCCAAGTACTACCGGCTCAAGCGGCACTTGCTGGACATGACGGAGACCCTGCCGCCCGGCACACCCGTACCGCCGGAACGGACGCTCGCCGCGGAGTTCGACACCTCGCGCACCACGGTCCGCCAGGCGCTCCAGGAGCTGGTCGTGGAGGGCCGGCTCGAACGCATCCAGGGCAAGGGCACGTTCGTCGCCAAGCCCAAGGTCTCGCAGGCGCTCCAGCTCACCTCGTACACCGAGGACATGCGCGCACAGGGCCTGGAGCCCACGTCCCAGCTGCTGGACATCGGATACGTCACGGCCGACGACACCCTGGCCGGACTGCTCGATATCACGGCCGGCGGCCGGGTGCTGCGCATCGAACGGCTGCGGCTGGCCAGCGGCGAGCCGATGGCCATCGAGACCACGCACCTGTCCGCCAAGCGCTTCCCGGCACTGCGCCGCAGCCTGGTGAAGTACACCTCGCTCTACACGGCACTGGCCGAGGTGTACGACGTCCACCTCGCGGAGGCCGAGGAGACGATCGAGACCTCGCTCGCCACCCCGCGCGAGGCCGGGCTGCTCGGCACGGACGTGGGCCTGCCGATGCTGATGCTCTCCCGCCACTCGCTGGACGCCCGGGGCGAGCCCGTGGAGTGGGTCCGCTCGGTCTACCGCGGTGACCGGTACAAGTTCGTCGCCCGGCTCCAGCGCCCGGGCGACTGA
- a CDS encoding sugar ABC transporter substrate-binding protein encodes MKRKLVAAIGAVAMMASVAACGSDGGDNASKDPKDRKETLTVWLMVDAQSTWPELVKDVNAQFNKKYPGVKVDVQYQQWADKAKKLDTALGGDKFPDVVELGNTETMQYILNGALAEIDPKKYDNSDTWIQGLKDTCSFEGKQFCVPYYAGARVAIYNTDMLKKGTGSDKLPATEDELLAAMDKVGAEYGKKDKRFSPLYLPGRYWYAAMSYVAAYDGKIAEYDEGSKEWKASLSSPEAQKGIEHFVNLVKKYNKADQTKDEQDHANVMANEKAALIYGNGWESGSVVDGENNGNPKLEGKIATAGMPGPNGKALPSFIGGSDLAVVSKSKVTDLAQEWISLFTSEKSMEVLASKNILPNNTKQLEPLKAKPETAAIAGAVPDAWFTPIAPGWTSIEKEEVLENMLLAILKGDSVEKATKAADEKINELINQES; translated from the coding sequence GTGAAGCGCAAGCTCGTAGCAGCAATTGGTGCGGTGGCCATGATGGCTTCGGTCGCGGCGTGTGGTTCCGACGGAGGTGACAACGCCTCTAAGGACCCCAAGGACCGCAAGGAGACCCTCACCGTCTGGCTGATGGTCGACGCCCAGAGCACGTGGCCCGAGCTGGTCAAGGATGTCAACGCCCAGTTCAACAAGAAGTACCCGGGCGTCAAGGTCGACGTCCAGTACCAGCAGTGGGCGGACAAGGCCAAGAAGCTCGACACGGCACTGGGCGGCGACAAGTTCCCGGACGTCGTCGAACTCGGCAACACCGAGACGATGCAGTACATCCTCAACGGGGCGCTCGCCGAGATCGACCCGAAGAAGTACGACAACTCCGACACCTGGATCCAGGGCCTGAAGGACACCTGCTCCTTCGAGGGCAAGCAGTTCTGCGTGCCCTACTACGCCGGCGCCCGTGTCGCCATCTACAACACCGACATGCTCAAGAAGGGCACGGGCAGCGACAAGCTGCCCGCGACCGAGGACGAGCTCCTCGCGGCGATGGACAAGGTCGGTGCCGAGTACGGCAAGAAGGACAAGCGCTTCTCGCCGCTCTATCTGCCGGGCCGCTACTGGTACGCCGCCATGTCGTACGTCGCCGCCTACGACGGCAAGATCGCCGAGTACGACGAGGGTTCGAAGGAGTGGAAGGCCTCCCTGTCCTCGCCCGAGGCGCAGAAGGGCATCGAGCACTTCGTCAACCTGGTCAAGAAGTACAACAAGGCCGACCAGACCAAGGACGAGCAGGACCACGCCAATGTGATGGCCAACGAGAAGGCCGCCCTCATCTACGGCAACGGCTGGGAGTCCGGCTCCGTCGTCGACGGCGAGAACAACGGCAACCCGAAGCTCGAGGGCAAGATCGCGACGGCCGGCATGCCCGGCCCGAACGGCAAGGCGCTGCCCTCCTTCATCGGCGGCTCCGACCTCGCCGTGGTCAGCAAGTCCAAGGTGACGGACCTCGCGCAGGAGTGGATCTCCCTCTTCACCAGCGAGAAGTCCATGGAGGTGCTCGCCTCCAAGAACATCCTTCCGAACAACACCAAGCAGCTGGAGCCGCTGAAGGCGAAGCCGGAGACGGCGGCGATCGCGGGCGCGGTGCCGGACGCGTGGTTCACCCCGATCGCCCCGGGCTGGACCTCGATCGAGAAGGAGGAGGTCCTGGAGAACATGCTCCTGGCCATCCTCAAGGGTGACTCCGTGGAGAAGGCCACCAAGGCGGCCGACGAGAAGATCAACGAGCTGATCAACCAGGAGTCCTGA
- a CDS encoding carbohydrate ABC transporter permease, with product MTAADTQAAGPPVPVPRAPEGTGATPVPDKAGPDSRPKKRKKGELLPYLLILPALVAIAAVYAFPLAKTVIMSFQDMGRKELWTGQSPPWVGFEQFTNILGDSEFWSVTGRTVVFMAVCVTLTMGIGLLLALLMTRLTTWVRLVLTAALVAAWSMPLMVAASIFRWLSDSDYGLINTLIAKVAGEDFLGHNWFLDPKQGFAIISLLVIWGAIPFVVITLYAALTQVPRELEEAASLDGANAPGVFRFVTWPVIRPVFTMVATLSVIWDFNVFGQIWLLRGNKPEPEYETLGLYSFSKAFESTSFSQGTAIALITVLLLSGVAVYYLRQLMKTGEVE from the coding sequence GTGACTGCCGCCGACACCCAGGCCGCCGGCCCGCCGGTACCCGTACCACGTGCCCCGGAAGGAACGGGCGCCACGCCCGTGCCCGACAAGGCGGGTCCCGATTCCCGTCCGAAGAAGCGGAAGAAGGGCGAGCTCCTTCCGTATCTGCTGATACTCCCCGCGCTGGTCGCGATCGCCGCGGTCTACGCCTTCCCACTGGCCAAGACCGTGATCATGTCCTTCCAGGACATGGGGCGGAAGGAGCTGTGGACGGGCCAGTCGCCGCCCTGGGTCGGCTTCGAGCAGTTCACCAACATCCTCGGCGACTCGGAGTTCTGGTCCGTCACCGGCCGCACTGTCGTCTTCATGGCCGTCTGCGTGACCCTGACCATGGGCATCGGCCTGCTGCTCGCCCTGCTGATGACCCGGCTGACCACCTGGGTGCGCCTCGTGTTGACGGCGGCTCTGGTCGCCGCCTGGTCGATGCCGTTGATGGTCGCCGCGTCCATCTTCCGCTGGCTCTCCGACTCCGACTACGGCCTCATCAACACCCTGATCGCCAAGGTCGCCGGTGAGGACTTCCTCGGCCACAACTGGTTCCTCGACCCCAAGCAGGGCTTCGCGATCATCTCCCTGCTGGTCATCTGGGGCGCCATCCCGTTCGTCGTGATCACGCTGTACGCGGCGCTCACCCAGGTGCCCAGGGAACTGGAGGAGGCCGCGTCCCTCGACGGGGCGAACGCGCCCGGCGTGTTCCGGTTCGTCACCTGGCCCGTCATCCGCCCGGTCTTCACCATGGTCGCCACCCTCTCGGTGATCTGGGACTTCAACGTCTTCGGACAGATCTGGCTGCTGCGCGGCAACAAGCCGGAACCGGAGTACGAGACCCTCGGCCTCTACTCCTTCTCCAAGGCCTTCGAGTCCACCTCGTTCAGCCAGGGCACCGCGATCGCCCTGATCACCGTGCTGCTGCTGTCCGGTGTGGCCGTGTACTACCTGCGTCAGCTGATGAAGACAGGAGAGGTCGAATGA
- a CDS encoding carbohydrate ABC transporter permease: protein MSTYTVPSPAGDRQDLKQAPKQAPKQDLRPDRRRTRWHYDLIGLVTTVLMAFPVYWLVVSSLRPNHEIRSYDQTLWPSSLTFDNFARAVEQENFATAVQSSLIVSVTAVVGGMIIATLAALAIGRFRFFGRKALLMVLILVQMLPPTAMLIPIYAQLNAIGGLDEYWGLIIVYLVSTLPFAIVMIRGFVVNIPVELEESAMVDGCTRMGAFRRVIFPLLAPGLAAASIFALVNAWNEYLFAYILINDNSKYTLNVWLMTFTTERGTDYGALMAASTLIALPVVVFFMIIQKKMAAGLTSGAVKG, encoded by the coding sequence ATGAGCACCTACACCGTTCCCTCCCCGGCCGGCGACCGCCAGGACCTGAAGCAGGCGCCGAAGCAGGCGCCGAAGCAGGACCTGCGGCCGGACCGCAGGAGGACCCGCTGGCACTACGACCTCATCGGCCTGGTCACCACCGTGCTGATGGCCTTCCCGGTGTACTGGCTCGTCGTCAGTTCCCTGCGCCCCAACCACGAGATCCGCTCGTACGACCAGACGCTGTGGCCCTCGTCGCTCACCTTCGACAACTTCGCCCGGGCGGTGGAGCAGGAGAATTTCGCGACCGCCGTCCAGTCCAGCCTCATCGTGTCGGTCACCGCCGTCGTCGGCGGAATGATCATCGCGACGCTCGCGGCGCTCGCCATCGGCCGGTTCCGCTTCTTCGGCCGCAAGGCGCTGCTGATGGTGCTGATCCTGGTCCAGATGCTGCCGCCGACCGCGATGCTCATCCCCATCTACGCCCAGCTCAACGCCATCGGCGGGCTGGACGAGTACTGGGGCCTGATCATCGTCTACCTGGTGTCCACCCTGCCCTTCGCGATCGTCATGATCCGGGGATTCGTCGTGAACATCCCGGTGGAACTCGAGGAGTCGGCGATGGTCGACGGCTGCACACGGATGGGCGCCTTCCGCCGGGTGATCTTCCCGCTGCTCGCCCCGGGGCTGGCTGCCGCGTCGATCTTCGCGCTGGTCAACGCCTGGAACGAGTACCTCTTCGCGTACATCCTGATCAACGACAACTCCAAGTACACGCTCAACGTGTGGCTGATGACGTTCACCACCGAGCGCGGTACGGACTACGGCGCGCTGATGGCCGCCTCCACCCTCATCGCCCTGCCCGTCGTCGTCTTCTTCATGATCATCCAGAAGAAGATGGCCGCAGGTCTCACCTCCGGCGCCGTGAAGGGATAA
- a CDS encoding glycoside hydrolase family 3 protein, with amino-acid sequence MTTLVRGAAGTLTRDALTVLQPGFVGTTAPDWVLRRIGEGLSAVGLFGRNISSPRQLAALTARLRAERDDVLVAIDEEGGDVTRLEVAHGSSFPGNYALGRVDDVELTRAVANELGRRLARCGVDLNWAPSADVNSNPDNPVIGVRSFGADTALAARHTVAYVEGLQAAGVAACTKHFPGHGDTNVDSHHALPRIDVDLDTLHARELVPFRAAVAAGSKAVMSAHILLPALDPDRPATLSPQILTGLLREELGYQGLIVTDGMEMQAISSTYGIERGSVLAIAAGADAICVGGGLADEETVLRLRDALVDAVRGGDLPEERLADAAARVRGLADWTRRARGAAAEPGAASQEGTAPGSDTEIGLVAARRAVRVTAGAQPWEPVTKPPYVAAFTAVANIAVGDETPWGVAAELAVLLPGTRTDTYTEGSDTSDLVSHVLEAAADRRIVAVLRDVHRHSWMANALEALLAARPDTVVVEMGLNRAEPRGALHIATHGAARVCGRAAAEVVTGM; translated from the coding sequence ATGACGACTCTGGTACGCGGAGCGGCAGGCACCCTGACCCGCGACGCACTCACCGTCCTCCAGCCCGGTTTCGTCGGCACCACCGCCCCCGACTGGGTACTGAGGCGGATCGGTGAAGGGCTGTCCGCCGTCGGCCTCTTCGGCCGCAACATCTCCTCACCCCGTCAGCTGGCCGCCCTCACCGCCCGGTTGCGCGCGGAACGGGACGACGTTCTCGTCGCCATCGACGAGGAGGGCGGCGACGTCACCCGCCTCGAGGTGGCCCACGGCTCCTCGTTCCCCGGCAACTACGCCCTGGGCCGGGTGGACGACGTGGAACTCACCCGTGCCGTGGCGAACGAACTGGGGCGCCGGCTCGCCCGGTGCGGGGTGGACCTCAACTGGGCACCCTCCGCCGACGTCAACTCCAATCCGGATAATCCGGTCATCGGTGTGCGGTCGTTCGGCGCCGACACCGCGCTCGCCGCCCGGCACACCGTCGCCTACGTCGAGGGCCTGCAGGCAGCCGGCGTCGCCGCCTGCACCAAGCATTTCCCCGGGCACGGGGACACCAACGTGGACTCGCACCACGCGCTGCCCCGCATCGATGTGGACCTGGACACACTGCACGCCCGTGAGCTGGTACCTTTCCGCGCCGCCGTCGCGGCGGGTTCCAAAGCGGTCATGAGTGCGCATATTCTGCTGCCCGCGCTCGATCCCGACCGTCCCGCGACGCTGAGCCCGCAGATCCTCACCGGTCTGCTGCGCGAAGAGCTGGGCTATCAGGGCCTGATCGTCACGGACGGCATGGAGATGCAGGCCATCTCCTCCACGTACGGCATCGAGCGCGGCTCGGTCCTCGCGATCGCCGCCGGAGCCGACGCGATCTGCGTCGGTGGCGGCCTGGCCGACGAGGAGACCGTACTGCGGCTGCGCGACGCGCTGGTCGATGCGGTGCGCGGTGGAGACCTGCCCGAGGAGCGGCTGGCCGACGCGGCGGCGCGGGTGCGCGGCCTCGCCGACTGGACACGCCGGGCCAGGGGGGCTGCGGCAGAGCCGGGCGCGGCTTCACAGGAGGGGACCGCGCCCGGCTCCGACACGGAGATCGGCCTGGTCGCGGCGCGTCGCGCGGTGCGGGTCACCGCCGGTGCACAGCCCTGGGAGCCGGTGACGAAGCCCCCGTACGTCGCCGCCTTCACCGCGGTCGCCAACATCGCCGTCGGTGACGAGACGCCATGGGGTGTGGCCGCGGAACTGGCCGTCCTGCTGCCCGGCACCCGGACCGACACCTATACGGAAGGTTCCGACACATCCGACTTGGTGTCACATGTGCTGGAGGCGGCGGCGGACCGTAGGATCGTCGCCGTGCTGCGCGACGTGCACCGCCACTCGTGGATGGCGAACGCCCTCGAGGCGCTCCTCGCGGCCCGTCCCGACACGGTCGTCGTCGAGATGGGCCTGAACCGTGCGGAGCCCAGGGGGGCCCTGCACATCGCGACCCATGGCGCGGCCCGCGTCTGCGGACGCGCCGCCGCCGAGGTCGTCACCGGCATGTGA